TGCTGATGACCCTGAAGAAGTTTTTGGTATGGATAATATAAAGTTAATAAAAAAAGTGCAGGTTCTGGCTGAGAAGGCAGAAATTAGCTCTGTGGAGATGTGTTTTCTTGCCTGGATAGAGCAGTACGGAGAGAAGGAAGGGAAGAAGTATGCTGAGCTTATGAGAAGTATATAGCATGTATAACATGCAGAAAAAGTTTATTAATCTACTGCCCAAAGCTATCATGTTTTAAATAATATCGATTAAAAGGTATACCTGGTGAAAGTATGAAGGTTTATTTTGTTGGCTCAGGCCCAGGCGACCCGGAACTTATAACACTTAAGGCAAAAAGAATTCTTGAAAAGGCAGATGTTGTTGTGTATGCCAGCTCTCTTGTGGATGACAGGATTCTGGGTTTTATAAGGCCTGAGGCCGAAGTTTACACCAGCGCTCCCCTAACTCTCAGAGAGATTGTCGAACTTCTAAGAAGAGAAGCTGAAAAGGGCAGAGTTGTTGTAAGGTTGCACTCCGGTGATGCAAGTATCTACGGTGCCATAGGCGAGCAGATAACCGAACTTGAGAAACATGGTATAGAATGCGAAGTTGTACCTGGAGTAAGCTCATTTCTTGCTGCAGCTGCTCTTCTTAAAAAGGAGTATACTGTACCGGGGGTATCACAGACTGTAATTATTTCAAGAATTTCTGGCAGAACTGATGTACCAGAGAGAGAAAGGCTGAGCCTTCTTGCAGAGCATGGAGCAAGTATGGTTATCTTTCTGAGTATAGCTAAAATTGACGAGGTTATAGGGGAGTTGAGGCATGGTTACAATATGGATACTCCCGTGGCAGTTGTTTACAGAGCGACAAGGGAAGGCGAAGAGGTTATTCTTGGAAACCTTGGAGATATTGGTGAAAAGGTAAGGGAGAAGGGGATTAAGAAGACTGCTCTTATCCTTGTTGGTAACTTTTTAAGAGAGACAGAAAATTCAAAACTCTACTCAGAAAATTTCAGTCATTCTTACAGAAAATTATAATCATGTGAGTTTTACAGTATTCGCAGATGCTTCAAAAAACTTTTGAGAAAAAGTCGAATTTTGAAGAAACTGTTTTATGCGAGAAATGTGGTGAAGAGTTTACTCAGGAAGTTATATGGAGCAGGGATTTCAGAGTCAGAGCAATGAAAACAAGACTGTCAGAGGAATCCTTTTTCAGAATGTGCCCTGCTCACAAGTGTGAGTACTACTGCGATGATATTGTAGCTTGTTTCACAAAAAGAATAGCCACAGATAGAGATGTTGAGAAAATGGAAATACCCATTGAAAGTATATGGGACTATATCAAACTTATGAGGTGAGTTTATTTTTTATATAATGGCAGGGGACAGGAATAACTTAATTAAGGAAGAGCGCACATCGTCTAACAGCGTGATGGCAACCTGTTATTTCGCCCGGAGTGGAGATGAGCTATAATGGAAATGAAACAGTCAATCGAGAGAATAGCCAAATTAAGAGAGCGGGATATAAGTCCCACTGAAGAAGATGTAAAACAAAAAATTGTTGTCCCTCTCCTCGAACTACTTGGACATAAACCAGAAAATTTGGTGTTTGATTATAATACACGCAGAGGAGGGAAAATAGATGTTTTTATTAAAAACGTACCTCCTGACTGCAAGGTAATTATTGACATAAAAAATTACGATGAAAATTTAAATGACTGCATAAAACAGATAAAACAGTACACTTTTGATGAAGATGCCCTTCTTGCAATCCTTGTAAATGGGTCAGAGATTAGAATTTACAGTCCTCTGAGGGGCGTAGCATTTGAAAGGTCACTATTATACTCTATTGAAAGACAGAAACTTACTGACAGCAAATGGTGGTCTATAATCTCTAAATTTTTAGATATTAAAAACTTAAAAAACAGAAATGTAATCAAAGCAATAGGAAAAAGAGAAAAAGAGATAAAAGAAGCTCTATTTTCAGAGGAACATCTCAGACGGGAATATGGGGAAAATATCGAGGGAGTCAATAACGAAATAAAAACACTTGAGGAAGAAATCGAGAAATTGAATAGAAAAAATAAAATTTTTGCTGAAAAATTGAAAAATAATATATCACAAACCTGGAATGCTCTTGAATTACCTCCTCCTTCCGATACGACAGTATTTGAAAAGGGTGCGAAAGAAAAAGTCACCCGTTTAGAAAAGGAAGGTCTGGTTAGTCAGGATAATGAAATTTATAAAATCTACAGAGGAATTGACAGAGGCAGAAATAATGAATAATGGTCTGCGTAAATTCTTCAGAAGCCAGCTGGCTACTGCCATACCTGTTGATATTGTAGAAACCCTGATGGGACATGAAGGATACCTCACAGGGGACAGGCGTTACTCTGAAAAAGAGCTTGGAGAATACTACAGCAAAGGAGAACACAATTTTACTTATTACTCCTCCGGACAGCATGGTAAACCCTTGCAGCTTCACGGCTACTGGGAATTGTATTTTGAAAGGAAGTTTAGAATTATCTTCACAATAGATTATCAGAGAAAAATAGTGACAACTGAAGCTATAAAACATAAAGATGAATTTTAAATTCCCAGCTCCCTGGCAAGCTTCTCAAAATCCAGAACCTTAGCATCTTCCTTCCGGCCTTCCTTTATTTGACTCATAAGGTCTTCGTCAGATAAAACCTCGATTGTTCTTTTCATTGATTCATATTCATCCAGCGATATGGTAATCCACTCTGTCTTATGTTTACCCCTTCTGATAGCTTCGCTCATTTTATTATCCTAAGGGATTAACTATTTAAAATTTAGTAAAAACTATGACGAGGCCACTGTTCCTCATAAATTGCTTGTTTTCAGTCAGAAGGCTTCTCCATAAGTGACCTCTTTTTTAGGAGTTCACCCACTATTATGTGGCTTTCTTAACAGGGTATCCGGATAGATTATATTGTGAGATGATTTTATAATCAAAACATGTTCGTAGAAATATAAATTAAATGAAAGTTACTATTTTATCACATGAGAATTGATTGGGGCAGGAAAAATTTAAGGAGATATGTTCAGACTTCTTTTCTGTTCTACTCTCTTTATATCTGGTATATGCTATACCTCTTTGTTAAACACTTTGATAGTGGGGGTGCCTCCCCCTATGTCCCCTACCCTGAAAGTGTGGATGCTTTCATGCCACTTGGTGCCCTTGTTGCCCTCAAAAACCTGGTTGTAAATAGAGTATTTGATAAAATTCATCCCGCGTCTCTTGTAATTCTGATATCTATCCTGATTATCTCCCTGCTCTACAGAAGAGGTTTTTGCGGCTGGATATGTCCAGTAGGAACAGTTTCGGAAGCAATTTCCAATCTTGGCATAAAAATTTTTGGAAGAAATTTCAGAATTCCCGGCTTTCTTGATTTATTCATGAGGTCGATTAAATATCTTCTTCTTCTCTTCTTCCTTAAAATCGTGGTTATTGATATGAATTCTGCCTCCCTTATGGCCTTTCTTCAGTCACCATATTACAAAGTTGTGGCTGCAAAACTCCTGGACTTCTGGATAAATCCTGGAAGGCTGACTTTAATTTTCACAACAGCCATAGTTATTCTCTCCCTCATATACAGAAACTTCTGGTGCAGATATCTCTGTCCCTATGGAGCCCTGCTTGGAATTCTGGGCTTTTCTGGGGTTTCATCTGTGAAGAGAAAACCAG
The archaeon BMS3Bbin15 DNA segment above includes these coding regions:
- the yccM_2 gene encoding putative electron transport protein YccM — its product is MRIDWGRKNLRRYVQTSFLFYSLYIWYMLYLFVKHFDSGGASPYVPYPESVDAFMPLGALVALKNLVVNRVFDKIHPASLVILISILIISLLYRRGFCGWICPVGTVSEAISNLGIKIFGRNFRIPGFLDLFMRSIKYLLLLFFLKIVVIDMNSASLMAFLQSPYYKVVAAKLLDFWINPGRLTLIFTTAIVILSLIYRNFWCRYLCPYGALLGILGFSGVSSVKRKPEKCSDCRICTEVCSADIQIHTKNSVRSPECMACFICIESCPNKALSFSIFGRSLNKTNFAVLLLGTFFFIIVLARLTNHWNSGIPYSEYKYLIPVRDMISH
- the cbiF gene encoding cobalt-precorrin-4 C(11)-methyltransferase — encoded protein: MKVYFVGSGPGDPELITLKAKRILEKADVVVYASSLVDDRILGFIRPEAEVYTSAPLTLREIVELLRREAEKGRVVVRLHSGDASIYGAIGEQITELEKHGIECEVVPGVSSFLAAAALLKKEYTVPGVSQTVIISRISGRTDVPERERLSLLAEHGASMVIFLSIAKIDEVIGELRHGYNMDTPVAVVYRATREGEEVILGNLGDIGEKVREKGIKKTALILVGNFLRETENSKLYSENFSHSYRKL